The Leptotrichia sp. OH3620_COT-345 genomic sequence CAAAGTTTTTAAAGGACTTGCAACTTTACCTATACCTCTCGTTATACTTATAGTAATAATTTTAGGAGCAATATTTGGACTGGTGAATGGTCTTATAGTTGCAAAACTTAATGTTGTACCTTTTGTTACGACAATGGGGACAATGGTTATAGTGTATGGGATAAATTCTCTTTATTTTGATTATGTAGGTGCTTCACCTGTTGCCGGATTTTCTCCGAAATATTCTGAAGTTGCACAGGGATATTTGTTCAAAATAGGTCAGCTAAGTCCTTCAAAACTTATATTGTATGCTGTAGTAGCGATAATATTTATGTGGATATTGTGGAATAAGACAGTGTTCGGAAAAAATCTGTTTGCAGTAGGAGGAAACCCTGAAGCGGCAAGAGTTTCAGGAGTAAATGTGGCAAGAACACTTATAACAGTGTATATATTATCAGGAATTATGTATGCACTTGGAGGATTTCTTGAAGCGGCGCGTATAGGTTCTGCTACAAACAATCTCGGATTTATGTATGAAATGGATGCTATTGCCGCATGTGTAGTAGGAGGAGTTTCTTTTAGCGGGGGAGTA encodes the following:
- the mglC gene encoding galactose/methyl galactoside ABC transporter permease MglC; the encoded protein is MTEKILSKDKKSINPKEIIMNGGIYLVLVLLLIMIIVKDPSFLSLRNFQNILTQSSVRIIIALGVAGIIVTQGTDLSVGRQVGMAALLSATLLQAVTNPNKVFKGLATLPIPLVILIVIILGAIFGLVNGLIVAKLNVVPFVTTMGTMVIVYGINSLYFDYVGASPVAGFSPKYSEVAQGYLFKIGQLSPSKLILYAVVAIIFMWILWNKTVFGKNLFAVGGNPEAARVSGVNVARTLITVYILSGIMYALGGFLEAARIGSATNNLGFMYEMDAIAACVVGGVSFSGGVGKISGVVAGVIIFTLINYGLTYVEVSPYWQYIIKGIIIIVAVAIDVLKYKKNK